CCCTGTCTTATTGGGACCCGAAACATTATGGTCGGCAAGTGGCGTTTGTGGAGATGCTGCTGGTGTTGGGGACTTCTGTGTTGACGTTTCCGATTTTGGGTAATATTTGGGGCCAAGGGTTGGTGGTGTTGGTCAATATTTTTTACTGGTTTACCTTTGGCTATACGTTTTTGCGGCGACAGTTGCCTAATTTGTTTTGTCGAGCGCGGAATGCTTGAGGGTTAGGTTTCGTCGAAGGAGAGGTTGGCGAAATGTTCTTGGAGGTAGCGGTGAACCCTACCGTTGAAGATAGGCATATAGAGTGTTTAATTCGGGAATCCTAAATATAAAGCGATGTAAAGTTAGAGCTTTTTATTCGATAGGCAAGACCATTTAGCTCAGGTTCTACCCCATAGTTTCTGCCTCTATCCCCATCTTCCATGCTTCATTGCCCAAACCCCACTTGCACCCATCCCCAAAATCTGGATGGTCGTGCAACCTGTCAGAATTGTGGACAACCCCTGATCGGAATATTGCGCCATCGATATCACATCATCAAACCTATAGGTCAAGGTGGATTTGGCATTACCTATCTCGCCGAAGATATTGAGCGTTTTAATGAAACTTGTGTCGTCAAACAATTAATCTATCAAAGCCCGGATAGCCCAGGAGCCCAGCAAAAAGTCCAAGCTCTATTTACCCAAGAAGCCCAACAACTCTTTCAACTGGGCACCCATCCGCAAATTCCCAACCTGCTCGCCTACTTCCACGAAGAAGGCCGTCAATATCTCGTCCAAGAATTTATCGAGGGCCATAATCTCTCGCAAGTTTTGAAACGTGAAGGGGTATTTAACGAAGCGAAGTTAAGACACTTTCTTGCCAGTATTCTGCCCGTCTTAGGCTATATCCATTCCCAAGGCGTTATTCATCGCGATCTAAAACCGCACAATATTATGCATCGCCCCGCCGATGATCGCTATTTCCTGATTGATTTTGGAGTGACCAAGCAAGTTAATGGTCAAGAAACCGTAGGCACTGTTTTAGGCAGCGAAGGTTATGCAGCCTTCGAGCAATTACGAGATGGTCGAGCCTATCCCGCCAGTGATCTCTACAGTTTGGGGGTTACGTGTTTTCAGTTCTTGACGGGCCACGATCCACGCTCACTCCAGCTCCAAATTGGCTATTCTTGGACCCAAACCTGGCAAAAGCATCTCTGCCAGCCCCTGAGTCCCCAATTAGTCGATATCATCCATAAACTGCTACAAATTAATCTTGAACATCGCTATGCCTCCGTTGAAGACGTTCTCAAGGACTTGAAAAATCCCCAACCTCTGTCAACAGAAGTACAAAATGCATCCCATCGCCAACCTACTGTTGATCGTCAGTCTTACAAGCTTGAATTAGCTCAAGCAACTGACCGTACTGCAATCATTTGTGAGCCAAGAAGCGCAATCCCAGCAGTATCAGCATCTCAACTGGAGTACCCTCCTTTACAAGCGACCCAGTTTGAGGTGGCAACGCTCAATGTTATGGGCCAAATTCAGTCTGTTCAAACCCAAACAGCACAATACTTTATCGAAGCGCTAGGGGATGACCTTTCTCTCTCAATGATCGCGATTCCAGCAGGGAGCATACTGATGGGGTCACCCTCAACAGAAACAGCCCGACGGAATTCCGAAGGACCGCAGCACCACGTCTCTGTTCCCAACTTCTATATGGGACAGTTCCCCATCACGCAAGCACAGTGGCAGACCGTCGCAGCCTTACCGACCATCAACCAAGCTCTCTCGCTAGATCCGTCTCAGTTCAAAGGACCAGACCACCCCGTAGAAAACATTTCTTGGCTGGATGCAGTGGAGTTTTGTGGCCGACTGACTCAAAAATTCAAGCGACTATACCGTCTTCCCAGCGAAGCAGAATGGGAGTACGCCTGCCGAGCTAATACAACAACCCCATTTCACTGGGGCGAAACCCTCACTGCTGACCATGCTAACTTTCATGGCATGAAAACTTATCGGTTGGCTCCCAAAGGGCAGTATCGCAATCAGACGACTCCTGTCGGAAGTTTTCGCCCTAATGCCTTTGGTCTCTACGATATGCACGGCAATGTCTGGGAATGGTGTGCCGATCATTGGCATCCCAACTATCAAGACGCTCCTGTAGATGGCAGCATCTGGTTCGCCCAAGACGATGACAGAGCAGCCCAGACCACCCATCCCTGGCGAGGGGGATCCTGGTATGATGCGCCCGCCAGCTGTCGTGCTGCCTATCGAACCTTTGCAGATGCCGACTTTAAGAGCAGTAATTTAGGCTTTCGTGTCGTCAGTCCAGTTCTGTCCCCCTAAGCACCAAATTTACGGAGGGTTTGTGCTGGGAAAAAATCGCCAGAGCGACAGTTATCAACCCTCGCTCAATGGGTTTATGCCAATACTCACTATCGATACAGTAAGGTATTAGTAACAGAAATAGGGGGTTTAATTGAGTTCTGTGAGTGCCTCAATTTCTCTAGCAGACTAATGTTTCAAAACATGGTAGCTTCAATATTTCAAGTGATTATTGGATAACACTATCAAAGTAAGACTTGAACAATAAGCTATTCCAGTGTGCTGAGTGATTCTTTTCAATTGATTCCTATGAATATCTAAGCAATGGTTTGTTGTCTCAATCCCAAGTGTGAGAAACCCCTCAACCCGGACACCAGTAAATATTGTCAACAGTGTGGTGCTAAACTAACGCTGTTAAGACGGCGATTCAAGATGGTTCGTCTGCTGGGTAAAGGTATGTTTGGCAATACGTATCTTGCAGAAGATCGAGATAATTTGCAAGAGCCCTGCATTGTCAAACAGCTCATTTGTCAAGCCCAGGGAACGGATGCCAGCCAGACGGTTGTTGAACCATTTTTACAAGAGGCAGAACAACTTAGACGGCTGAAAAAAAACCAGCATATCCCCAGCATTTTAGCTTACTTCGAAGAAAATTATATTCCCTATTTGGTCCAGGAATTTATCGACGGCCAAGACCTGCAACAAGTCATTGAAAATCAGGGTCCCTTCAGTGAAAATCAAGTTCGGGCCTTGTTGCTAGAGCTATTACCCGTCTTACAGACCATCCATGATCAAGGGGTGATTCATCGGGATCTGAAACCCGCTCACATCATGCGTCAGCATTCGGACAACAAGCTGATTTTGGTGGGGTTTTGTGTCTCCAAACAAATCAATTTATCTCGGTTACAACAAACCGATAACGTTCGCGAGAATACCAGCTACGCACCACCTGAAGTCTTTGCTGTCGACAA
The genomic region above belongs to Acaryochloris sp. CCMEE 5410 and contains:
- a CDS encoding bifunctional serine/threonine-protein kinase/formylglycine-generating enzyme family protein, which encodes MLHCPNPTCTHPQNLDGRATCQNCGQPLIGILRHRYHIIKPIGQGGFGITYLAEDIERFNETCVVKQLIYQSPDSPGAQQKVQALFTQEAQQLFQLGTHPQIPNLLAYFHEEGRQYLVQEFIEGHNLSQVLKREGVFNEAKLRHFLASILPVLGYIHSQGVIHRDLKPHNIMHRPADDRYFLIDFGVTKQVNGQETVGTVLGSEGYAAFEQLRDGRAYPASDLYSLGVTCFQFLTGHDPRSLQLQIGYSWTQTWQKHLCQPLSPQLVDIIHKLLQINLEHRYASVEDVLKDLKNPQPLSTEVQNASHRQPTVDRQSYKLELAQATDRTAIICEPRSAIPAVSASQLEYPPLQATQFEVATLNVMGQIQSVQTQTAQYFIEALGDDLSLSMIAIPAGSILMGSPSTETARRNSEGPQHHVSVPNFYMGQFPITQAQWQTVAALPTINQALSLDPSQFKGPDHPVENISWLDAVEFCGRLTQKFKRLYRLPSEAEWEYACRANTTTPFHWGETLTADHANFHGMKTYRLAPKGQYRNQTTPVGSFRPNAFGLYDMHGNVWEWCADHWHPNYQDAPVDGSIWFAQDDDRAAQTTHPWRGGSWYDAPASCRAAYRTFADADFKSSNLGFRVVSPVLSP